Proteins encoded together in one Yersinia mollaretii ATCC 43969 window:
- the rpoD gene encoding RNA polymerase sigma factor RpoD, producing MEQNPQSQLKLLVTRGKEQGYLTYAEVNDHLPEDIVDSDQIEDIIQMINDMGIQVLEEAPDADDLMLAENTTDTDDDAAEAAAQVLSSVESEIGRTTDPVRMYMREMGTVELLTREGEIDIAKRIEEGINQVQCSVAEYPEAITYLLEQYDRVEAGEARLSDLINGFVDPNAEEDIAPTATHVGSELSTEEMDDDDKEEEDEEEEEDDNSIDPELARQKFSELREQYENTRMAIKKNGRSHATAAAEILNLSEVFKQFRLVPKQFDYLVNNMRAMMDRVRTQERIIMKLCVEQCKMPKKNFVTLFASNETSDTWFAAAVAMGKPWSEKLKDVSDDVQRSLQKLRQIEEETGLTIEQVKDINRRMSIGEAKARRAKKEMVEANLRLVISIAKKYTNRGLQFLDLIQEGNIGLMKAVDKFEYRRGYKFSTYATWWIRQAITRSIADQARTIRIPVHMIETINKLNRISRQMLQEMGREPTPEELAERMLMPEDKIRKVLKIAKEPISMETPIGDDEDSHLGDFIEDTTLELPLDSATSESLRSATHDVLAGLTAREAKVLRMRFGIDMNTDHTLEEVGKQFDVTRERIRQIEAKALRKLRHPSRSEVLRSFLDD from the coding sequence ATGGAGCAAAACCCGCAGTCACAGCTGAAGCTACTTGTCACCCGTGGTAAGGAGCAAGGCTATCTGACCTATGCTGAGGTCAATGACCATCTGCCGGAAGATATCGTCGATTCCGATCAGATCGAAGACATCATCCAGATGATTAATGACATGGGCATACAGGTACTTGAAGAAGCCCCTGATGCCGATGATTTAATGCTGGCCGAGAACACCACTGATACCGACGATGACGCAGCGGAAGCTGCTGCACAGGTGTTGTCCAGTGTTGAATCTGAAATCGGGCGTACAACCGACCCGGTGCGTATGTACATGCGCGAAATGGGTACCGTTGAGCTATTGACGCGTGAAGGCGAGATTGATATCGCCAAGCGTATCGAAGAGGGTATCAATCAGGTTCAGTGCTCTGTAGCTGAATACCCTGAAGCTATTACTTATCTGTTGGAACAATATGATCGCGTCGAAGCGGGTGAAGCTCGTTTATCCGACCTGATCAACGGCTTTGTCGATCCCAATGCCGAAGAAGATATTGCGCCGACGGCAACTCACGTAGGCTCTGAATTATCCACTGAAGAGATGGATGACGACGACAAAGAAGAAGAAGACGAAGAAGAAGAGGAAGACGACAACAGCATCGACCCAGAGCTGGCGCGTCAGAAATTCAGCGAATTGCGTGAGCAGTATGAAAATACACGCATGGCCATCAAGAAAAATGGCCGTAGCCACGCTACTGCTGCTGCCGAGATTCTGAATCTTTCTGAAGTGTTCAAACAGTTCCGTCTGGTTCCGAAGCAGTTCGACTATCTGGTCAATAACATGCGCGCCATGATGGATCGCGTTCGTACTCAAGAACGTATCATCATGAAGCTGTGTGTTGAACAGTGCAAAATGCCGAAGAAAAACTTCGTTACCCTGTTTGCCAGCAATGAAACCAGTGATACTTGGTTTGCAGCAGCAGTGGCTATGGGTAAACCATGGTCGGAAAAACTGAAAGATGTCTCGGACGATGTTCAACGTAGCTTGCAGAAATTACGCCAGATCGAAGAAGAAACGGGTCTGACGATTGAGCAAGTGAAAGACATCAACCGCCGTATGTCTATCGGTGAAGCGAAAGCGCGTCGTGCTAAGAAAGAGATGGTTGAGGCTAACCTGCGTCTGGTTATCTCTATTGCGAAAAAATACACCAACCGTGGTCTGCAATTCCTGGATTTGATTCAGGAAGGTAACATCGGTTTGATGAAAGCAGTAGACAAGTTCGAATACCGTCGTGGTTATAAGTTCTCAACTTATGCAACTTGGTGGATTCGTCAGGCAATCACTCGCTCTATCGCGGATCAGGCACGTACCATCCGTATTCCGGTACATATGATTGAGACGATTAACAAACTCAATCGTATCTCGCGTCAGATGCTGCAAGAGATGGGCCGCGAGCCAACGCCAGAAGAGTTGGCTGAACGCATGCTGATGCCGGAAGACAAGATCCGCAAAGTGCTGAAGATTGCTAAAGAGCCAATCTCAATGGAAACGCCAATCGGTGATGATGAAGATTCACATCTGGGCGATTTCATCGAAGATACCACTCTGGAGCTACCGCTGGACTCTGCAACCTCTGAGAGCCTGCGTTCTGCCACTCACGACGTGTTGGCTGGCCTGACCGCACGTGAAGCGAAAGTTCTGCGTATGCGTTTCGGTATCGATATGAACACTGACCACACTTTGGAAGAAGTGGGTAAGCAGTTCGACGTTACCCGTGAACGTATTCGTCAGATCGAAGCGAAGGCATTGCGTAAATTGCGCCACCCAAGCCGTTCTGAAGTACTGCGCAGCTTCCTCGACGATTAA
- the tsaD gene encoding tRNA (adenosine(37)-N6)-threonylcarbamoyltransferase complex transferase subunit TsaD: MRVLGIETSCDETGIAVYDDETGLLANQLYSQVKLHADYGGVVPELASRDHVRKTVPLIQAALKEANLSAKDIDGVAYTAGPGLVGALLVGATVGRALAFAWGVPAVPVHHMEGHLLAPMLEDNAPEFPFVALLVSGGHTQLISVTGIGEYLLLGESVDDAAGEAFDKTAKLLGLDYPGGPMLSRMAQQGTAGRFTFPRPMTDRPGLDFSFSGLKTFAANTIRTNGTDDQTRADIARAFEDAVVDTLAIKSKRALDQTGFKRLVIAGGVSANRTLRLKLAEMMQKRGGEVFYARPEFCTDNGAMIAYAGLIRLKSGVNSELSVSVRPRWPLAELPKV; encoded by the coding sequence ATGCGAGTTTTGGGTATAGAAACATCCTGCGATGAAACCGGAATTGCAGTGTATGACGATGAAACCGGTCTGTTAGCTAACCAACTGTACAGTCAGGTTAAATTGCATGCTGATTATGGCGGCGTCGTCCCTGAGCTGGCTTCCCGTGATCATGTGCGCAAAACTGTGCCGCTGATTCAGGCGGCATTGAAAGAAGCTAATTTGAGCGCCAAGGATATCGATGGCGTGGCCTATACCGCGGGTCCGGGTTTGGTTGGCGCACTGTTGGTTGGGGCCACAGTTGGCCGCGCATTGGCATTTGCATGGGGTGTACCTGCGGTGCCGGTCCATCATATGGAGGGCCATCTATTGGCACCTATGCTGGAAGATAATGCCCCCGAATTTCCTTTTGTCGCGTTGCTGGTTTCCGGTGGTCACACCCAATTGATTAGCGTAACTGGTATCGGTGAATATCTGTTGCTGGGCGAATCTGTTGACGATGCGGCGGGTGAAGCTTTTGATAAAACAGCTAAATTATTAGGGCTGGATTATCCCGGCGGGCCAATGCTGTCGCGTATGGCACAACAGGGCACTGCGGGGCGATTTACTTTCCCGCGCCCAATGACTGACCGGCCTGGGCTGGATTTCAGTTTTTCTGGTCTGAAAACGTTTGCCGCAAACACGATTCGCACCAACGGCACTGATGATCAAACTCGTGCTGATATTGCCCGCGCATTTGAAGATGCCGTGGTCGATACGTTGGCGATTAAATCCAAACGCGCGCTGGATCAGACCGGCTTCAAGCGCTTGGTGATTGCTGGTGGTGTCAGTGCTAACCGCACTTTACGTTTAAAATTGGCTGAAATGATGCAAAAGCGGGGCGGCGAGGTATTTTATGCCAGACCTGAGTTTTGTACCGATAATGGTGCGATGATCGCCTACGCTGGTTTGATCCGGCTGAAAAGTGGCGTAAACAGTGAGTTGAGTGTTTCGGTGAGGCCGCGTTGGCCGTTGGCTGAGTTGCCGAAAGTCTGA
- the folB gene encoding bifunctional dihydroneopterin aldolase/7,8-dihydroneopterin epimerase, with the protein MDIVFIEELSVITTIGVYDWEQTIQQKLVFDIEMGWDNRKAAASDDVNDCLSYADISDSVIKHVESQRFALVERVAEEIAELLLQRFNSPWVRIKVSKPGAVAQARNVSVVIERGQRPD; encoded by the coding sequence ATGGACATCGTATTTATTGAAGAACTCAGTGTCATAACCACCATCGGTGTTTATGACTGGGAGCAGACCATTCAGCAAAAGCTGGTGTTCGATATCGAAATGGGCTGGGATAATCGCAAAGCTGCCGCCAGTGATGATGTGAATGATTGCCTAAGTTATGCGGACATCAGTGATAGCGTCATAAAACATGTGGAATCACAGCGTTTTGCCTTGGTTGAACGAGTGGCAGAAGAGATTGCCGAGCTGCTGTTACAGCGTTTTAATTCACCTTGGGTGCGGATTAAGGTCAGCAAACCGGGCGCAGTGGCCCAAGCCAGAAATGTCAGCGTGGTGATCGAACGCGGTCAACGCCCTGACTGA
- the dnaG gene encoding DNA primase, which yields MAGRIPRVFINDLLARTDIVDLIDARVKLKKQGKNYHACCPFHHEKTPSFTVNGEKQFYHCFGCGAHGNAVDFLMNYDRLEFVESIEELATMHGLEVPYEAGTGTTQIERHQRQSLYQLMESLSAFYQQSLKGQNANPAREYLKRRGLSEEIIQHFAIGFAPPGWDNALKRFGRDGESRTALNDAGMLVTNDTGRTYDRFRERVMFPIRDKRGRVIAFGGRILGDGVPKYLNSPETEIFHKGRQLYGLYEAQVNPPNPTRLLVVEGYMDVVALAQFGIDYAVASLGTATTAEHIQLLFRATDNVICCYDGDRAGRDAAWRALETALPYLNDGRQLRFMFLPDGEDPDTLVRKEGKDAFEQRMEEAQPLSTFLFETLMPQVDLSSPDGRAKLSTLALPLISQVPGETLRLYLRQQLGNKLGLLDDSQLDKLMPKQAENTNTYQPPQLKRTTMRILIGLLVQNPQLATLIPSLQGVEQAKLAGLPLFIELVETCLAQPGLTTGQLLELYRDNKFSQQLETLATWNHMIVEDMVEPTFVDTLASLYDSILEQRQETLIARDRTHGLNAEERKELWSLNLALARKK from the coding sequence ATGGCTGGACGAATTCCACGCGTATTTATCAATGACTTGCTCGCTCGCACCGACATCGTCGATCTTATCGATGCTCGGGTAAAGCTGAAGAAGCAAGGCAAAAATTACCATGCGTGCTGTCCGTTCCATCATGAGAAAACACCCTCATTCACCGTTAACGGCGAAAAACAGTTTTATCACTGTTTCGGCTGTGGTGCACATGGTAATGCTGTTGATTTCTTGATGAATTATGATCGACTCGAATTTGTCGAAAGTATCGAGGAATTAGCCACCATGCACGGGCTGGAAGTGCCTTACGAGGCAGGAACCGGCACTACCCAGATCGAACGCCACCAACGACAAAGTCTATATCAACTGATGGAAAGCCTGAGCGCATTCTATCAACAGTCACTCAAAGGCCAGAATGCCAACCCGGCACGCGAATATCTTAAACGTCGCGGTTTGAGTGAAGAAATCATCCAACATTTTGCTATCGGTTTTGCTCCCCCCGGTTGGGACAATGCCTTAAAACGTTTTGGCCGCGATGGCGAGAGCCGTACCGCGCTGAACGATGCCGGAATGCTGGTGACAAACGATACAGGGCGGACTTACGATCGTTTTCGTGAGCGCGTCATGTTCCCTATCCGTGATAAACGCGGCCGGGTTATCGCTTTTGGTGGGCGAATTCTGGGCGACGGAGTGCCGAAATACCTCAACTCCCCAGAAACAGAAATTTTTCATAAGGGCCGCCAGTTATACGGCTTGTATGAAGCGCAAGTGAATCCCCCCAATCCAACACGTTTACTCGTGGTGGAAGGCTATATGGACGTGGTGGCATTAGCGCAATTTGGCATCGATTATGCTGTTGCCTCGCTGGGAACAGCGACGACGGCGGAACATATTCAATTATTATTCCGTGCGACCGATAACGTAATTTGTTGTTATGACGGCGATCGGGCGGGTAGAGATGCTGCTTGGCGAGCATTAGAAACGGCACTGCCCTATCTAAATGACGGACGTCAGCTACGCTTTATGTTTTTGCCCGATGGCGAAGACCCAGACACACTGGTACGTAAGGAAGGGAAAGACGCATTTGAACAGCGGATGGAGGAGGCGCAGCCACTCTCAACCTTCTTGTTCGAAACGTTGATGCCACAAGTTGATTTGAGCAGCCCCGATGGGCGCGCCAAGTTAAGCACACTGGCACTCCCTTTAATCAGCCAAGTGCCTGGTGAAACCTTACGCCTTTATCTGCGTCAACAATTAGGCAATAAGTTAGGTCTGCTTGATGACAGCCAGCTTGATAAGCTGATGCCAAAACAGGCTGAAAATACGAATACCTACCAGCCGCCACAGCTAAAACGCACAACCATGCGTATACTTATAGGGCTACTGGTACAAAATCCGCAACTGGCTACACTTATCCCCTCACTACAGGGAGTTGAACAAGCTAAGTTAGCCGGTTTACCGTTATTTATTGAGTTGGTTGAGACTTGTCTGGCCCAGCCGGGACTGACAACCGGGCAGTTATTGGAACTGTACCGTGATAATAAATTCAGCCAACAGCTTGAAACTCTCGCAACATGGAACCACATGATTGTTGAGGATATGGTCGAACCGACTTTTGTCGATACGCTAGCAAGCCTGTATGACTCCATTTTGGAGCAACGTCAGGAAACACTGATAGCACGTGACCGAACACATGGATTAAACGCCGAAGAACGTAAAGAGCTTTGGTCTTTGAATCTGGCTTTAGCCAGAAAAAAATGA
- a CDS encoding TIGR04211 family SH3 domain-containing protein, whose amino-acid sequence MQKIRLICLTVLSLTLSWGAHAEEKRYISDELDTYVHSGPGNQYRIVGTLKGGDEVTLISVDEGTNYGQIRDSKGKTIWIPLNQLSETPSLRIRVPDLEQQVKTLTDKLANIDNSWNQRTAEMQQKVAASDSVISELQKENESLKNQLVVAQKKVSAVNLQLDDKQRTIILQWFMYGGGVAGIGLLLGLVLPHLIPSRKKNNRWMN is encoded by the coding sequence ATGCAGAAAATACGCCTAATTTGCCTCACGGTGCTCAGTCTCACTCTCTCTTGGGGCGCACACGCCGAAGAAAAACGTTACATCTCTGATGAGCTGGATACCTACGTTCATAGCGGCCCCGGTAATCAATACCGCATTGTTGGCACGCTAAAAGGTGGGGATGAAGTCACCCTGATAAGCGTTGATGAAGGCACAAATTATGGCCAAATTCGCGACAGCAAGGGTAAAACCATCTGGATACCGCTGAATCAGTTGAGTGAAACCCCCAGCCTACGCATTCGGGTGCCAGACCTTGAACAGCAGGTCAAAACACTGACTGATAAACTGGCTAATATTGATAATAGCTGGAATCAGCGCACCGCAGAAATGCAGCAGAAAGTGGCTGCCAGCGATAGTGTTATCTCCGAACTGCAAAAAGAGAATGAATCGCTGAAAAACCAGTTAGTGGTCGCTCAGAAGAAGGTCAGCGCAGTGAATCTGCAATTGGATGATAAGCAGCGCACCATTATCCTACAGTGGTTTATGTACGGCGGCGGTGTTGCAGGGATTGGCCTACTGTTGGGTTTGGTGCTGCCACATTTGATCCCCAGCCGTAAAAAGAACAATCGCTGGATGAACTAA
- the plsY gene encoding glycerol-3-phosphate 1-O-acyltransferase PlsY translates to MSAIALGMIIFAYLCGSISSAILVCRVAKLPDPRVHGSGNPGATNVLRIGGRTAAATVLIFDVLKGMLPVWIAYLLHVSPLYLGLTAIAACLGHIYPVFFHFKGGKGVATAFGAIAPIGWDLTGLMTGTWLLTVLLSGYSSLGAIISALIAPFYVWWFKPQFTFPVAMLSCLILMRHHDNIQRLWRGKESKIWDKLRKKKQKTTAEEAAELEEKED, encoded by the coding sequence ATGAGTGCTATCGCGCTTGGCATGATTATCTTCGCGTATTTGTGTGGCTCTATTTCCAGTGCGATCTTGGTATGCCGGGTTGCCAAGCTGCCAGATCCGCGTGTGCATGGTTCCGGTAATCCCGGAGCGACCAACGTTCTGCGCATTGGGGGCCGCACTGCCGCCGCAACTGTTCTGATTTTTGATGTGCTCAAAGGCATGTTGCCGGTTTGGATAGCGTACCTGCTGCATGTTTCGCCACTCTATCTTGGCCTGACCGCCATTGCCGCCTGTCTCGGCCACATTTATCCGGTATTTTTCCACTTTAAAGGTGGCAAAGGTGTCGCCACTGCATTCGGTGCCATTGCACCCATTGGCTGGGATCTCACTGGCCTGATGACTGGAACTTGGCTGCTGACGGTATTACTGAGCGGTTATTCATCTTTAGGGGCCATTATCAGCGCCCTGATCGCCCCCTTCTACGTCTGGTGGTTTAAGCCGCAATTTACCTTCCCAGTCGCCATGCTCTCCTGCCTGATCCTGATGCGCCACCACGATAACATTCAACGTTTATGGCGTGGAAAAGAGAGCAAAATCTGGGACAAACTCAGAAAGAAAAAACAGAAAACCACCGCCGAAGAAGCCGCAGAGTTGGAAGAGAAAGAGGATTAG
- a CDS encoding multifunctional CCA addition/repair protein — MKVYLVGGAVRDNLLNLPVTEQDWVVVGATPEQLLAQGYQQVGKDFPVFLHPVSHEEYALARTERKSGQGYTGFTCYAAPDVTLEEDLLRRDLTINAIARSDDGELIDPYHGRQDLKNKVLRHVSEAFGEDPLRVLRVARFAARFAHLGFSVAPETQSLMAAMARSGELSALTPERVWKETEKALKTQSPQVYFQVLRDCDALAVLFPEIDRLFGVPAPEKWHPEIDTGIHTLMTLTIAARLSPEVDIRFAALCHDLGKGLTPKQFWPHHHGHGPAGVKLVEQLCQRLRVPNPVRDLAKLVAEYHDLIHTVNKLRPETLLKLFDAIDVWRKPERLEQMIMTSEADARGRTGFEENPYPQGDYLRTAFQIANGVSVQEVVASGLQGLAIRDELKRRRQQALAQWKQAQEAASE; from the coding sequence ATGAAGGTCTATCTGGTCGGCGGTGCCGTACGCGACAACTTACTAAACCTACCTGTGACCGAGCAGGATTGGGTGGTCGTAGGCGCGACCCCAGAACAGCTGCTGGCACAGGGCTACCAACAGGTCGGCAAAGATTTTCCGGTTTTTCTTCATCCGGTTAGCCATGAAGAGTATGCGCTAGCCCGCACCGAACGTAAATCAGGTCAGGGGTATACAGGCTTTACCTGCTACGCCGCCCCTGATGTCACGCTGGAAGAAGATTTACTGCGTCGTGATCTCACCATTAATGCTATCGCCCGCAGTGATGACGGTGAGTTAATCGATCCCTACCACGGCAGACAAGATTTAAAAAACAAAGTGTTACGCCACGTCTCCGAGGCATTTGGCGAAGATCCCCTGCGTGTTCTGCGTGTTGCCCGTTTCGCCGCCCGTTTTGCTCACTTGGGCTTCAGTGTCGCTCCCGAAACTCAATCTTTGATGGCAGCAATGGCACGTAGTGGCGAGCTATCCGCTCTAACGCCAGAACGGGTCTGGAAAGAGACCGAGAAAGCCCTGAAAACACAAAGCCCACAGGTCTATTTTCAGGTACTGCGCGATTGTGATGCATTGGCGGTGCTGTTCCCAGAAATTGACCGCCTTTTTGGTGTTCCCGCACCGGAAAAATGGCACCCGGAAATTGATACCGGCATTCATACCCTAATGACGCTAACTATCGCCGCTCGACTCAGCCCAGAGGTTGATATTCGCTTCGCGGCTCTTTGCCATGATTTGGGCAAAGGGCTGACGCCAAAACAGTTTTGGCCTCATCATCACGGCCACGGCCCCGCTGGCGTCAAGTTGGTTGAGCAGTTGTGTCAGCGTTTACGTGTGCCTAATCCGGTGCGTGATTTGGCGAAACTGGTGGCGGAATACCATGATCTCATCCATACGGTGAATAAGCTCCGACCTGAGACTTTACTCAAATTATTTGATGCGATTGATGTCTGGCGCAAGCCAGAGCGCCTTGAGCAGATGATTATGACCAGCGAGGCCGATGCCCGTGGTCGTACTGGATTTGAAGAAAATCCTTATCCACAAGGCGATTATCTGCGAACCGCATTCCAGATTGCTAATGGCGTCTCGGTGCAAGAGGTGGTCGCCAGCGGGTTACAAGGTCTGGCGATTCGTGACGAGCTAAAACGCCGTCGTCAACAGGCACTGGCGCAATGGAAGCAAGCTCAAGAAGCCGCGTCAGAATAA
- the rpsU gene encoding 30S ribosomal protein S21, whose translation MPVIKVRENEPFDVALRRFKRSCEKAGVLAEVRRREFYEKPTTERKRAKASAVKRHAKKLARENARRTRLY comes from the coding sequence ATGCCGGTAATTAAAGTACGTGAAAACGAGCCGTTCGACGTAGCTCTTCGTCGTTTCAAACGCTCTTGCGAGAAAGCAGGTGTTTTAGCTGAAGTTCGTCGTCGTGAGTTCTATGAAAAACCGACTACCGAACGTAAACGCGCTAAAGCTTCTGCTGTGAAACGTCACGCGAAGAAATTAGCTCGCGAAAACGCACGCCGCACTCGTCTGTATTAA
- a CDS encoding inorganic triphosphatase, protein MTVEIELKFIATPAAIAALPERLTTWKSQHSAPQTLTNIYFETADNRLRQHDIGLRIRGYDGRYEMTVKTGGKVVGGLHQRPEYNVDIDNDKLDLARFPADIWPEGWAVETLQAELHPLFRTDFTREKWVITYGESEIELALDQGSISAGELSEPLSEIELELKQGNQADLLALAAELAQIGGLRQGNLSKAARGYHLAQGNPPRELRPLLVLQPAPKSTVEQGMVAGLEMALDHWQYHEELWLRGEAAAKAMIIEAVAMVRQTLAIFGGLVPRKASTELRVLLIALEPQLEPKNAKAEQLCYSADYLKCKLALTSWLVTAGWRPFMDAKALAKFDGSFKRFCDVMLSRCAADLKEAFGHNMDDDGYLAQLPRLNRQIMTLQLLSGFYPQSEWHPYIDGWFGLQLAIMERQGHWRDTARKEALSQPAFWLNGAR, encoded by the coding sequence ATGACCGTTGAAATAGAATTAAAATTTATTGCTACGCCTGCGGCCATCGCCGCGTTGCCGGAGCGGCTCACGACCTGGAAAAGCCAGCATTCAGCGCCGCAAACATTGACCAACATCTACTTTGAAACCGCAGATAATCGCCTGCGCCAGCATGATATTGGCCTACGCATTCGGGGTTATGATGGCCGCTATGAAATGACGGTGAAGACCGGCGGCAAAGTGGTTGGCGGCTTACATCAACGACCTGAATACAATGTCGATATTGATAACGACAAACTCGATCTGGCGCGTTTCCCCGCCGATATCTGGCCAGAAGGCTGGGCGGTTGAGACGCTACAAGCTGAGTTGCACCCCCTGTTTCGCACGGATTTCACTCGTGAAAAGTGGGTAATCACTTACGGTGAGAGCGAGATAGAGCTTGCTCTTGATCAAGGTTCGATTAGCGCTGGCGAGTTGTCGGAGCCATTGAGCGAAATCGAGCTGGAACTAAAACAAGGCAATCAGGCTGACTTACTGGCACTGGCCGCTGAATTGGCGCAAATCGGCGGTTTACGTCAGGGCAATCTGAGTAAAGCGGCGCGTGGCTATCACTTAGCGCAAGGCAATCCTCCTCGTGAATTGCGGCCACTGTTGGTCTTGCAGCCTGCGCCGAAATCGACTGTCGAGCAAGGGATGGTGGCTGGGCTGGAGATGGCGTTGGATCACTGGCAATACCATGAAGAGTTGTGGTTGCGTGGTGAGGCAGCGGCCAAGGCGATGATCATTGAGGCTGTGGCGATGGTTCGCCAGACCTTGGCGATTTTTGGCGGATTAGTGCCGCGTAAAGCCAGTACTGAACTGCGGGTGCTATTGATCGCGCTGGAACCCCAGTTAGAACCGAAAAATGCAAAGGCGGAACAGCTCTGCTATAGCGCCGACTACCTGAAATGTAAGTTAGCGCTTACATCGTGGTTAGTGACCGCAGGCTGGCGGCCATTTATGGATGCCAAAGCACTAGCGAAGTTTGATGGTTCATTTAAGCGCTTTTGCGACGTGATGCTAAGCCGCTGTGCCGCCGATCTGAAAGAAGCTTTTGGGCACAATATGGATGACGACGGCTATTTGGCTCAACTCCCCCGTCTGAATCGGCAGATTATGACCCTCCAGCTGCTCTCTGGCTTCTATCCGCAGAGTGAATGGCACCCTTATATTGATGGCTGGTTTGGATTGCAACTGGCGATTATGGAACGTCAGGGCCACTGGCGCGATACCGCCCGTAAGGAAGCGCTATCTCAGCCCGCCTTCTGGCTAAATGGTGCCCGTTAA
- a CDS encoding DsbA family protein gives MSKRIHLGFIALLLMLSLPASYAADYKEGVSYTSLEKPVASAPAVVEFFSFYCGPCYMFTSTYNVSKSVSEGLPVGTKLVKYHVSLMGKLGNELTEAWSVAMVLGIEDKIETRLFERLQRENAINGIDDIKKLFAEAGVNESVYDNIRQSPSVKALVAKQNETVKEMDIRGTPSFYVSGKYKIENSGIADKSIEGYAKEYASVIRFLLDKQP, from the coding sequence ATGTCAAAGAGAATTCATCTAGGTTTTATAGCATTGCTACTTATGCTCTCACTCCCTGCCTCCTATGCGGCTGATTATAAAGAAGGTGTCAGTTATACCTCTCTTGAGAAACCTGTGGCATCAGCCCCCGCAGTTGTCGAGTTTTTTTCATTTTATTGCGGCCCCTGTTATATGTTTACAAGTACCTATAACGTTAGCAAGAGCGTGAGTGAAGGGCTGCCTGTAGGAACAAAACTCGTCAAATACCATGTCAGCCTGATGGGTAAATTGGGCAACGAGTTAACAGAGGCATGGTCCGTCGCTATGGTTCTCGGCATTGAAGATAAAATAGAGACAAGATTGTTTGAAAGGCTTCAAAGAGAAAACGCCATTAATGGAATTGATGATATTAAGAAATTGTTTGCTGAGGCTGGAGTCAATGAATCCGTCTATGACAATATACGTCAAAGCCCGTCGGTAAAAGCTTTAGTCGCTAAACAGAATGAGACTGTAAAAGAGATGGATATTCGAGGAACGCCTTCATTTTATGTCTCAGGAAAGTACAAGATCGAAAATTCCGGCATAGCGGATAAAAGTATTGAAGGATATGCCAAAGAGTATGCATCTGTGATTCGTTTCTTATTAGATAAACAGCCATAA
- the bacA gene encoding undecaprenyl-diphosphate phosphatase — protein MTDMYSLFVAFVLGVVEGLTEFLPVSSTGHMIIVGELLGFTGDKAKTFEVIIQLGSILAVVVVFWRRLFGLIGIHFGATPHEGKTSGHLTLGHILLAMLPAVGLGLVFHNAIKSLFNPHSVMYALVAGGLLLLAAEWFKPKNPKAVGLDDITYRQAFAIGCFQCLALWPGFSRSGATISGGMLVGVNRYAASEFSFILAVPMMMGASGLDLYKSLHFLTLGDLPMFAVGFTTAFIVALIAIKTFLSLIKRISFVPFAIYRFVVAAAVYWVFM, from the coding sequence ATGACGGATATGTATTCGCTGTTTGTGGCTTTTGTTTTGGGTGTAGTCGAAGGATTAACCGAGTTTCTGCCGGTTTCATCTACTGGGCATATGATTATTGTCGGCGAGTTACTGGGCTTTACCGGTGACAAAGCCAAGACCTTTGAAGTCATTATTCAGCTAGGGTCGATTCTGGCCGTGGTCGTGGTGTTCTGGCGGCGGTTGTTTGGCCTGATTGGTATCCATTTTGGCGCGACACCCCATGAGGGGAAAACCAGCGGCCATCTGACATTAGGCCATATTTTACTGGCGATGCTGCCCGCTGTGGGATTGGGATTGGTCTTTCACAACGCCATCAAATCACTATTTAACCCGCACAGTGTGATGTATGCCTTGGTGGCGGGTGGCTTACTGCTACTGGCCGCAGAATGGTTCAAACCTAAAAATCCGAAAGCCGTCGGGCTGGATGACATTACCTATCGCCAGGCTTTTGCCATCGGTTGCTTCCAGTGCCTTGCATTATGGCCGGGGTTCTCCCGCTCGGGTGCCACCATTTCTGGCGGGATGCTGGTCGGCGTTAATCGCTATGCCGCCTCTGAATTCTCCTTTATTTTGGCGGTGCCGATGATGATGGGGGCCAGTGGGCTGGATTTGTATAAGAGTCTGCACTTCCTGACACTGGGTGATTTACCGATGTTTGCCGTCGGATTCACCACGGCATTTATCGTCGCACTGATTGCCATCAAAACCTTCTTGTCACTGATTAAACGTATCTCTTTTGTGCCTTTTGCCATCTATCGTTTCGTGGTAGCCGCAGCGGTGTATTGGGTATTTATGTAA